CACTGGATTTTCAAGTaaatgtagtgagtaatgataCAGAGGCTAGCCACTTAAATCCAAACATATTTTCCATATTACAATGTACAGTCAAACCTcagattgcgagtaacttggtttgtGAGTGTTTTGCAGGatgagcaattttttttttataaattttaacttgataaatgagcgaggtcttgcaatatgAGTATTatgtatacgctttgtctgcctagTGTCACGTAATCACAGTTGAGCAGATgattcttctctctctctctgcgggATCGTGGGTAATCgtttcccatgctcggtctcagtcggcgtgcctcactcgaatagtcaaaatttagtagaataGTACCACCCAAATGAGAGTGTAGCAGTGTGAgcaatgaatctgtttaacgacaatgcaatgacCACATTTCCTTGAAATCGAAAAGGAAGCAAAATCGGCTGTCATTGGATAatttccttgttaaagtcacactaaaagaaaatattccagtgagccaacagatagcagtgattccgttagttatagtgagtcgtcctacaaaataaccctcctcatCTCCTGTCTCTCGTCTCCCCCACACCATCCAtgaaggtaaagtgcaggttaatttgttttatgtatttttactttatattttgtattaatcattttttgtatgaatatttttgggttgtggaatgaatcatctgagtttACATTATTTTGAATGGGAAAATTCACTTTGATATTCAGGCActttggattacgagcacgtttccggaacAAATTATGCTTGCAgtccgaggttttactgtattattatttatctatGATGCCAGTTTGGGCCAGAATCAGTCATCTAGCAGAATGTTCATATCCttgcaaattattttattcAGATATGCGTTAGAGACGTTGTTCATAACTGTAGATGTTCTCTTCTGTCTATGCCTGTTCTTCTGAGTCAACCATGCTAAAATCTGCATGAAAACATGGATGGAAAAAATAAGACAAAAACCTCAGAAGCACAGTTCACAAGGAAATATTCTGATTGGATGACAAATACGATCCAGTTGTGTTCTTTGTTGAATCTGTAAAATTGTGATTACAGCGAGAGGGACACATTTCATATAATAATTATAGGATCTTCttaatgtcataaaaaatgtcaagtAGATCAAACTTACCTCAAGATAATTCATCAATCTGAGAAATTCAGAAATTAAACATAGATATTCAGCACATGATCGAAAGTAAATAGTGAACTTCTTACCAGTTGTTTGAGGTTCTTTATGTTCCACTTGCATTTTATGCAGAATGgagtttaaaatatataattatatcaTTGTTTTTAGGGATGCAACAATATTATTGTTTTCCGACAAGTACTAATGCTCAATTTTTGAGAGGCCTACTCAGTGATACTGATACCAATTAGGGCAGGGCGATGACTAAAAAATAACATggcatattttaattataaaatattGGGCAAAACGATGATATTGAAATTACCAACCAaccgcctgccccccccccaacacaaggAACCAAGTGGGTCACTTAATTTTTTTAGCCAAATAAAAACGTGAAAGTATGAAAATACAACATACAGATAATCCACTAAATAGCTGCCATTAAAAGTTGCTGGCCAGATGAATGCTTATTAGCGGTGCTGATTCTCATTTTTCAGTCTCTGTGGGAAACGATTGATCAGAGGTCTGGATTTAATTATGATTTGAAACATGTCATTGACAGTTAAATGGTTTGCAAACTTATTAAACCGTGTGTGAAAGTGTTACGCTCTCCATATACCCAGTCTTATAAGACCTTCTGTTATTGTCACTGCACTAGGGTTATCGTATGAcattttctctctgtttttgcAGAGTACTGCTGGTGACATCATACTCGTTCTTATGCTTTTTATTTTAGATGTTTAAGTAGACTACAGTATTACCATTGTATGATCCTGTTTTTGTAGCTATTCTTGATAGTTTAGTAGAGAAAAGATTGCAGGTACTTCCAAAGTGCAGACATTTTGTCTGTATCTTTTTCACGAAAATGATATTGCTGATATTTTATTATATGGTATGTTAGGCATTGGCGCATTGTCACAAGGATGAGTATGAGTACACGACCACTAATACTAGTAGGGCCTACtggtatcggtgcatccctaTTTGATTTCAGTTAGTGATGTACTTCCCAAGTACCCCATGACAACCATGGAAGAGATTTGTTCATTtcattacataaataaaaactgcATTTGTCATTTGAACCTTGTTGTTCGTCACCAGCAGTCACCAGCAACCTTGTCATTCTCCAAATGTAGTGGATTTACTATTGAAATCTGTATGTCACTATGATCCACATCTTAGTAAATCCAGTCCATTGTAATAGAGATGGGTCATTATTCTGTCATTAATTTCTCACATGTAGGATAAACCACTTAAaataaaagctttaaaaattaaatcatAAGATAAATTATTTTATGACATTGATAATTTTCTCTGTATATTCCGCTAAATGGTgtaaaaattatataataatcATTCTGTGTAGTCTGTGAGCATTTTGATATGGTCAGTCCATTTCACTCTTAATCCATTAATACATGCCCACCCTGCATatatgcagtccatttaccagcTCAAAACAAATACAAGTATGTAGTATCCCAACAAAACATGCCTCACTGTCTGAGGTCATAAAGAAACAGATACCAGCTCACTTTCTGGGTTCATAAAGAAAACTGAGGCTGAATGATGTTAATCTGCAGGAATCCTCTTCATGTCCAAAGAGGATAAAATGTTGAAGGTtggaacattttttatttatttttgcctCCTGAAAAATTGGGTGCAGAAGCCTTGGACTAGCATTTGTACAACTGTAAGGTGAATCTGGTGCCAGTTGGAGAAGAGGTGTTGGCAGTATAATCGTGCAGCTGCCACAGATTTTAGGCGATAAAAAAGTCACAGCTCACTCTGCTGGCAGTTCTGTAGAGGGTCACaagaaatccacacacacataaatggaCTGTGGATATATACTAAAAAATGGTGGTCTCGTACTTAGTGCTGGCTCCCCTCTTGGCCTCATGCCCTGGCTCCACTATCCAAGCCACATTGGCTTGGCTCTTCTGGTTGATCACAGGTAGTTCTACCTGAGATAAACAAAAGAGAGTTGGGTAGAGGATTCACTAAGAGGATGTgagcacagaaacacaaaatgatTCAAACACTCATTGTTCAGAAACGGTTTATACTATCAAGGTTTTTGGTAATCAGTCAATTATATTGCCAGTAATTAACTGACAGCCAACTGTCAGTTAAGATTTAGATAGTTGAAAAGTTTTTGAAAGATTTAGGTAGTGGAAAATTTTGAGAAGAAAATACAAATGACATGCACATGCTGATTTAAGTCAATTTGACTTCAGTATAAATGCTTCTATACAGCAATACCAAATATTTGTTTTAGCCCATAGGCTAAAACTCATTATGTGGTGGAGGGATGTGAAAGACTTCTAAAGATGAAACCAGCAAAAAGCGTTTACATTTCATTCAAAGCTTTGTATTTTCACACAGAAATGTATTGCCTGGGAATAAAAATCTAAAATGCTGTTTGCTTGAATTAGAAGTTTATTATTAAACTTGAAGGATTATTCTCCATTCAAGGCATTTTGTAACTTTTTAGTAAAATAAGCATAATATGattacacagagacacacttgCAAGGTTTACAGGCCTGGCTGATTCCCTGTCCAACAGGAGAATGCTGTCTTAAATGGGAGCTACCTATACATTCAGATTTATTTCCTTAACATATATATTTCCATATCTATTTTCCACCGCTTATCCaggttgcgggggcagcagtctgagcAGAGATGCCCAGATCTCCCTCTttccagccacctcctccagctctggGAATATCACATTTTGATCTCCATGAAAGGCACAgatacatatatacagttaaGGAAGCGCACAGGCTCAGCCAGCATCCAACACCCCTTTGAACATCTGAAGACCCAGTGGTGATCATTCTTCTAGCCATAGGATTTCAAACCAAGACCTTCTAAGAAGACAGGCACAGATtcataacccactgagctacataaAGTCCCAAAAAACAGATCTCAAATTTATCAATGTCACCATTATGATAACCAGCAGAAATTCTATATCTGTGGAAAAATATCATTGGCACCTTTACCATATAGACTAGAGAATTACCTTATATTCTGTGTGAAAGAATTAGTTACTGGAGAGTACTGTGCATCTATTATAATACTGAGGGAGGGGCACTTATAATCACAAAAAGTTACTCTGCATTTCAATATCCCAGGGAGTCTTTTGCTGTTAAAATGCACACATTTCTGTCATCTGTGAGGTATGGTCACAACACAGAAGAGAGGTGAATGTTACAGGTAAAGGTTAGGTTTGGCTTGAGCAGTGAAATCACTCACAGACTTAACACTGAAGCGGGGCTTGGGGATGGGTTGGCCAGCCTTGCTATCAAAATTTTCGGGCAGTGTGGCCGAGGCTTGCCCACTAACTCGTGCCTGGAGAGCCAGCTGGTACGCCACCTCGAATGCCTGGCCCAGTGTCAGGATGATCTCATAAGCTTGGTTCTGCATCACACAaacaaatatatgaaaatatataaaaaacaaaaaaagttataTGACACAATACTAGTTTATCTGCCTCATTTTTCAGGGGAAGACAAGGGTGATATAGGACACTCACCACATCAAAAGCTGTAAAGACATGGCAATGATTCTGACTGGATTTCAGGTCCCTGGTGATGTAGGCAAATGTGGAGAGCTCCTCTGGGTCTTGGGCAGCACATGAGATGTTGCGGACCTCATGCTCAGCAATTAGATTCTGCCATTCAGAAAAAGATCTGTGAATCTCAGCACTCTAATTTGTTCTCAACTTTCAACACTGTTTTGGCAACTAGACAGGAACAGCTTTTTTCAGTAAAATGAATGTTAATGTAGATTGACAATACTGTACTTTAGCAAAGTAAAGTTTCACaagtttattttttcagttgTATTGCTGACATTTCACCATTCTTTGCCCTTTTTCAGATATTTCCCTTGAATGACTCAGGGTAAATAACTTTTAGCAGGATTCTACAGCATGCCTTCACTGGGACTTATCCCTACAACCTTCAAAACAAATGACTATGTCTTTAACCAGCACACTGTTCAAATGTTAATCAAAATATGTACTAAATTAGGAGAATAGAGAAAATTACCTTGTTTATGGCATCAATAAACTTAACTCCCTTGTAGGAAACTGAGAGTACAATGGTGGGGATTTTCTTCATTGGATCTGAACACTGATGAATGAAGGCATAAAAAAACAATTCAGATCAAAGAGCCTATTCAGATTCTGTTAAACATAATGATAATTTGAACATCTCTTCATTGTGTTCATCAGCATCTGATTTTGTTGATGAAGTATTATGTATGTACCTTTAAACATAAATATGTATGCTTGCACATGTCTAAATGTGAATatattcttcattttgtttacATACATACTTGTGTACTATTTAGAGATTGTGCGTGTGTTTCTGAGTGTGTGATGGTCCCCAGGGCTATTACCCTCATTTTTGCACAGGCTTCTTGCGTAGATTCAGTTCCCCTCAGTTCCTTGATTTGTATTGACCCCAAGTACTAAAGG
The nucleotide sequence above comes from Paramormyrops kingsleyae isolate MSU_618 chromosome 3, PKINGS_0.4, whole genome shotgun sequence. Encoded proteins:
- the LOC111838518 gene encoding ankyrin repeat and sterile alpha motif domain-containing protein 1B-like isoform X6; this translates as MQGDTQRHPNDSYFDDMPRTKLERQMAQVSMHGEWPEPIMLRPPNEATPSTPVQYWQHHPEKLIFQSCDYEAYYLGSIQIKELRGTESTQEACAKMRCSDPMKKIPTIVLSVSYKGVKFIDAINKNLIAEHEVRNISCAAQDPEELSTFAYITRDLKSSQNHCHVFTAFDVNQAYEIILTLGQAFEVAYQLALQARVSGQASATLPENFDSKAGQPIPKPRFSVKSVELPVINQKSQANVAWIVEPGHEAKRGASTKYETTIF
- the LOC111838518 gene encoding ankyrin repeat and sterile alpha motif domain-containing protein 1B-like isoform X5 — its product is MTSRVEEKGRHVTTLNDQPRKLTLTRTKYATQAKENEQQVLKITALGHRKRIQASLQDNLLQKPLRITSLRDPSVNHTSLPVGSLDFQKLIMQGDTQRHPNDSYFDDMPRTKLERQMAQVSMHGEWPEPIMLRPPNEATPSTPVQYWQHHPEKLIFQSCDYEAYYLGSIQIKELRGTESTQEACAKMRCSDPMKKIPTIVLSVSYKGVKFIDAINKNLIAEHEVRNISCAAQDPEELSTFAYITRDLKSSQNHCHVFTAFDVNQAYEIILTLGQAFEVAYQLALQARVSGQASATLPENFDSKAGQPIPKPRFSVKSVELPVINQKSQANVAWIVEPGHEAKRGASTKYETTIF